One Puniceicoccaceae bacterium genomic window carries:
- a CDS encoding antibiotic biosynthesis monooxygenase family protein produces the protein MAIKVILYRRVPAEKANELKPLLLEMRSLALAQRGYVSGETLMNADDPEEYIVISTWNNESNWDEWLHNDSRMAIQDKIDQLLGRRTMYQVYYNA, from the coding sequence ATGGCAATCAAAGTGATTCTGTACCGCCGGGTTCCCGCTGAAAAAGCGAACGAACTCAAACCCCTGTTGCTCGAGATGCGCTCACTTGCACTGGCTCAAAGGGGATATGTCTCAGGTGAAACCCTCATGAATGCGGATGACCCTGAGGAATACATCGTGATCAGTACCTGGAACAACGAATCCAACTGGGATGAATGGCTCCACAATGACAGTCGCATGGCAATTCAGGACAAAATTGACCAATTGCTCGGACGTCGTACGATGTATCAGGTCTACTACAACGCCTGA
- a CDS encoding acyl-CoA carboxylase subunit beta has product MSQMDEKIQLLMNKRREASLGGGEDRIAKHHAKGRFTARERIQMLLDEGSFEEFDMFKEHRCQNFGMASKQFPGDGVITGYGTIDGRLVYVFSQDFTVFGGSLSETYAEKICKIMDMAMKNGAPVIGLNDSGGARIQEGIESLAGYTDIFLRNVMASGVIPQISGIFGPCAGGAVYSPALTDFTLMVEKNSYMFLTGPKVVKAVTHEDVDVEGLGGASVHTTTSGVAHLSAASEEETIAMMRELFSFIPQNNLAQTPRLETDDPCDREIPELNAILPDNPNHAYDMKQVIKLTVDDGHFFEIQPHYADNLIVGFGRYNGTAVGIVANQPQVLAGVLDNNASIKGARFVRFCDCFNIPVVTFVDVPGFMPGTYQEHRGIIRNGAKLLYAYAEATVPKITITTRKSYGGAYCVMSSKHLRGDINYAWPSAEIAVMGAKGATEILYAREVAAAGEQGAQVFAQKQEEYTQNFANPYEAAKRGYIDDIIRPLRTRLRICKALSMLEGKQDSNPPKKHGNIPL; this is encoded by the coding sequence ATGAGTCAAATGGACGAAAAGATACAGCTCCTCATGAACAAGCGACGCGAGGCGAGCTTGGGCGGCGGAGAAGATCGCATAGCCAAACACCACGCCAAAGGCCGCTTCACCGCCCGGGAACGCATTCAAATGTTGCTCGATGAAGGATCATTTGAGGAGTTTGACATGTTCAAGGAACACCGGTGTCAGAACTTTGGGATGGCCTCCAAACAATTCCCCGGTGACGGTGTCATCACAGGTTATGGAACAATTGATGGCCGTCTGGTATATGTTTTTTCTCAAGACTTTACCGTGTTTGGAGGTTCCCTGTCAGAAACCTACGCCGAAAAAATCTGCAAGATCATGGACATGGCCATGAAAAATGGCGCACCGGTCATCGGATTGAACGATTCAGGGGGAGCGCGCATCCAGGAGGGAATCGAAAGCCTGGCAGGTTACACCGACATCTTTCTGCGCAATGTCATGGCATCGGGAGTGATTCCCCAAATCTCAGGCATCTTCGGTCCCTGCGCTGGCGGTGCAGTGTATTCGCCTGCCTTGACCGACTTCACGCTGATGGTGGAGAAAAACAGCTACATGTTCCTGACGGGTCCTAAGGTCGTGAAGGCCGTCACGCATGAAGATGTAGACGTAGAGGGACTTGGTGGAGCCTCGGTTCACACGACAACCAGCGGCGTTGCCCACCTCTCGGCTGCGTCGGAAGAAGAAACCATCGCCATGATGCGGGAGTTGTTCAGTTTCATTCCCCAGAACAACCTGGCGCAGACGCCCAGGCTGGAGACTGACGATCCCTGCGACAGGGAAATTCCCGAACTCAATGCCATCCTGCCCGACAATCCCAATCATGCCTACGACATGAAACAGGTTATCAAGCTGACGGTGGATGACGGCCACTTTTTCGAGATTCAACCCCACTATGCGGACAACCTCATCGTCGGGTTTGGACGCTACAACGGAACAGCTGTTGGCATTGTGGCCAATCAGCCTCAGGTGCTCGCAGGGGTACTGGACAACAATGCATCCATCAAGGGAGCACGCTTTGTGCGATTTTGTGACTGTTTTAACATTCCGGTTGTCACTTTCGTCGATGTTCCCGGCTTCATGCCCGGCACCTATCAGGAACACCGCGGCATCATCCGAAACGGAGCCAAACTGCTCTATGCCTACGCCGAAGCCACCGTTCCAAAGATCACGATCACAACCCGTAAATCCTATGGTGGTGCCTACTGCGTGATGAGTTCCAAACACCTGCGTGGCGACATCAACTACGCCTGGCCCAGCGCCGAGATTGCGGTCATGGGTGCCAAAGGAGCCACCGAAATCCTCTACGCACGTGAGGTAGCCGCTGCAGGAGAACAAGGGGCGCAAGTTTTTGCACAAAAACAGGAGGAATACACACAGAATTTCGCAAATCCGTATGAGGCGGCCAAACGCGGCTATATCGATGACATCATCCGCCCGCTGCGCACCCGCCTCCGCATCTGCAAAGCGCTGAGCATGCTCGAGGGCAAGCAGGATTCGAATCCACCCAAAAAACACGGAAACATCCCGCTTTGA
- a CDS encoding sodium ion-translocating decarboxylase subunit beta, producing the protein MDTLIDFFQTTGFANLTWQNLLMILIAFVFIYLAIAKDYEPLLLVPIGFGILVGNIIPSIPGMNLGYLDEGSVINILYFGVGQGIYPPLIFLGIGAMTDFSTMLSNPKLVLLGAAAQTGIFLTLIGALLLGFSGKEAASTAIIGGADGPTAIFLSSQLAPHLLGAIAVAAYSYMALVPVIQPPIMKLLTTRKERLMRMKAPRVVSKKEKILFPIGTFIICALIAPGSIPLVGMLCFGNLLKESCVTERLANTARNAMIDIVTILLGFCVGASTQAKYFLTIDSVKIFALGALAFAVATASGVIFAKFMNLFLKGDNKLNPLIGAAGVSAVPDSARVVQHVGHKEDPNNFLLMHAMAPNVAGVIGSAIAAGVLLGKFGAF; encoded by the coding sequence ATGGACACACTCATTGATTTTTTCCAAACCACCGGTTTTGCCAACCTGACCTGGCAGAACCTGCTGATGATTCTCATCGCCTTTGTCTTTATCTACCTCGCGATTGCCAAGGACTACGAACCCCTGCTTCTGGTGCCCATTGGCTTTGGCATTCTCGTGGGCAACATCATTCCTTCGATTCCCGGTATGAATCTGGGCTATCTGGATGAAGGCAGTGTCATCAACATCCTTTACTTTGGTGTCGGACAGGGCATCTATCCGCCACTCATTTTTCTGGGAATTGGGGCGATGACCGATTTCTCAACCATGCTGTCCAACCCCAAACTGGTCTTGCTGGGTGCCGCTGCTCAAACGGGGATTTTCCTGACGCTCATCGGTGCACTCCTGTTGGGTTTTTCCGGCAAAGAGGCAGCTTCCACCGCCATCATCGGCGGAGCTGATGGACCTACCGCCATCTTTCTTTCCTCCCAACTCGCTCCTCACCTGCTCGGAGCGATCGCAGTTGCCGCCTACTCCTACATGGCACTGGTGCCCGTGATTCAGCCACCGATCATGAAACTGCTCACAACCCGAAAGGAGCGCCTGATGCGCATGAAGGCCCCCAGAGTCGTCAGCAAAAAGGAAAAAATCCTCTTCCCGATTGGCACGTTCATCATCTGCGCATTGATCGCACCCGGCTCCATCCCGCTCGTTGGCATGCTCTGCTTCGGCAACCTGCTCAAGGAAAGCTGCGTTACGGAGCGTCTGGCAAACACAGCCCGCAATGCCATGATTGATATCGTGACCATTTTGCTCGGCTTCTGTGTCGGAGCATCCACACAGGCCAAATATTTCCTCACCATTGACTCCGTCAAAATCTTCGCCCTCGGTGCACTTGCGTTTGCAGTGGCAACCGCAAGCGGAGTCATTTTTGCGAAGTTCATGAATCTGTTCCTCAAGGGAGACAACAAACTCAACCCACTGATTGGTGCCGCAGGCGTTTCGGCCGTTCCCGACTCTGCCCGCGTCGTGCAGCATGTCGGTCACAAGGAGGATCCCAACAATTTCCTCCTGATGCATGCCATGGCCCCCAATGTTGCCGGCGTCATCGGTTCCGCCATCGCAGCGGGTGTGCTGCTGGGCAAGTTCGGAGCCTTCTGA
- a CDS encoding OadG family protein, which yields METQTSLNLQSQEVQAPASTTTQHASVPSERNYGWDNVSAENGVEISIFGMLIVFTGLVLTFAYISLLPLLSGKRKPRPTTTTSDTAKSAAQTSASTSAPASLSPELQAVIAYVIAAEQEYEQLTDYTKLTIRRDENQQAWGVAGKMRTLATRKLS from the coding sequence ATGGAGACGCAGACATCACTCAACCTGCAATCGCAGGAAGTACAGGCTCCGGCTTCAACAACCACCCAGCACGCAAGCGTGCCGTCCGAACGCAACTACGGATGGGACAACGTGAGCGCCGAAAACGGAGTCGAAATCTCAATTTTTGGCATGTTGATCGTCTTCACCGGACTCGTGCTCACGTTCGCCTATATTTCGCTGCTGCCGTTGCTCAGTGGAAAGCGCAAACCCCGCCCAACAACTACAACGTCAGACACCGCCAAATCGGCGGCGCAAACCTCAGCATCCACTTCCGCACCCGCTTCGCTTTCGCCCGAGCTGCAAGCGGTCATTGCCTACGTGATCGCAGCCGAACAGGAATACGAGCAACTGACCGACTACACCAAACTGACCATCCGCAGGGATGAAAACCAACAAGCCTGGGGTGTCGCCGGAAAGATGCGCACTCTCGCAACCCGAAAACTGAGCTGA
- a CDS encoding biotin/lipoyl-containing protein produces the protein MKTYELSIKDKSYKVQVKSFSLDAAELEIDGTTYKVNVKSVGDDMAGRTRPIPAKAPQAKPGATPSSKSATATPAPSSVSGGSPVTAPIPGAIMEVFVKVGDTVRKGQPVLKMEAMKMENVINAHVDGAVIAVSVNPGDAVSQGAELLSIG, from the coding sequence ATGAAAACCTACGAACTTTCGATCAAGGACAAGAGCTACAAAGTCCAAGTCAAATCCTTCTCCCTCGATGCGGCAGAACTCGAAATCGACGGCACCACCTACAAGGTCAATGTCAAGAGCGTCGGCGACGACATGGCGGGACGGACCCGACCCATTCCCGCTAAAGCACCGCAGGCAAAGCCCGGTGCAACGCCGTCTTCCAAGTCTGCCACTGCCACACCCGCTCCGTCATCGGTCTCAGGCGGATCCCCGGTCACAGCACCCATTCCAGGTGCGATCATGGAAGTGTTTGTCAAGGTGGGAGATACCGTTCGCAAGGGACAACCCGTGCTCAAGATGGAAGCCATGAAGATGGAAAACGTCATCAATGCCCATGTCGATGGTGCGGTGATTGCGGTTTCGGTAAACCCCGGAGACGCCGTCAGCCAGGGAGCGGAGCTGCTCAGTATCGGGTAA